In Halorientalis sp. LT38, a genomic segment contains:
- a CDS encoding polysaccharide deacetylase family protein produces the protein MYHYVRPPSSDGNYYYLDLSDFRRQLDYFESNYGFLDRESFVEAIRTGTDPGNDIVLTFDDGLRDHFDWVYPELRKRGLWGIFYVPTGPYETGSVLDVHRIHGLLGQFLGSEVLDELKDIVTSDMIPDQRRQDFRTYTYESQDNTEATTKVKRILNYYISYEHRSSVLNTLENRLSGSTRDVPDVYASLSQFEEMQNNGMIIGSHSVTHRVFSKLDRTEQKREIFDSFSLLGSAFGRLDLRTFCYPYGGDHTYDDTTLSLLSDADCEFAFSVESRDVTDDDLTNFRNELPRYDCNEFPHGEASGGVV, from the coding sequence ATGTATCACTACGTCCGGCCCCCCTCGAGTGACGGGAATTACTACTACCTCGATCTCTCGGATTTCCGTCGCCAACTCGACTACTTCGAATCTAATTACGGGTTTTTGGACCGCGAGTCCTTCGTCGAAGCTATCCGGACGGGTACCGATCCCGGAAACGATATCGTATTGACGTTCGATGATGGCCTCCGGGACCATTTCGACTGGGTCTATCCAGAACTCCGAAAACGTGGGTTATGGGGTATTTTCTACGTTCCGACCGGGCCATACGAAACGGGGTCTGTCCTAGATGTTCACAGGATTCATGGGTTACTCGGCCAGTTTCTCGGCTCGGAGGTTCTCGACGAACTGAAAGATATCGTTACATCTGACATGATTCCAGATCAACGCCGTCAGGATTTCCGGACATACACGTACGAATCCCAGGACAATACCGAAGCGACGACCAAAGTAAAACGGATACTCAATTACTATATCTCTTACGAGCATCGCTCTTCGGTCCTGAATACACTCGAAAATCGCTTGTCCGGTTCTACTCGTGACGTTCCGGACGTCTACGCATCACTCAGTCAGTTCGAAGAAATGCAAAACAACGGCATGATTATCGGTTCACATTCGGTTACTCATCGAGTGTTCTCAAAACTGGATCGAACGGAGCAGAAACGGGAGATTTTCGATTCGTTTTCTCTCCTCGGATCGGCCTTCGGTCGGTTGGATTTACGCACCTTCTGCTACCCGTATGGCGGCGACCACACGTACGACGATACGACGCTGTCACTCCTCAGCGACGCAGACTGTGAGTTCGCGTTCAGCGTTGAATCTCGGGACGTTACCGACGATGACTTGACGAACTTCAGAAACGAACTCCCACGCTACGATTGCAATGAGTTCCCACACGGTGAGGCTTCGGGTGGTGTCGTGTGA
- a CDS encoding acylneuraminate cytidylyltransferase family protein codes for MTSPQECDGNAVALIPARGGSKGVYNKNVRDVGGKPLIAHSIDAAREADTVDSVVVSTEDQQIQAIATQYGARVPFSRPRPLAADDTPMVPVVRHAIETLRAAGENYDQLILLQPPTPLRRPFHIDEAVVRYHRTGADSLVSVCQSRQPRWTETGGSARRLTTDAEFVEVGAVYIVDVDRFRSEMDLQAGEPVLYEMDPRYHLDIDTEEELRLADIILSANRV; via the coding sequence GTGACGAGTCCCCAGGAATGTGACGGGAATGCGGTGGCACTGATTCCGGCGCGGGGGGGATCGAAAGGAGTATACAATAAAAACGTCCGTGACGTCGGTGGAAAACCACTCATCGCGCACTCGATCGATGCCGCCCGCGAGGCCGATACAGTCGATTCCGTCGTCGTTTCCACTGAAGACCAGCAAATACAGGCGATCGCCACTCAATATGGTGCCCGAGTTCCGTTTTCACGGCCGCGACCGCTCGCTGCGGACGACACACCCATGGTGCCCGTCGTTAGGCACGCAATCGAAACGCTCCGGGCGGCAGGTGAAAATTACGATCAACTGATCTTGCTACAACCGCCGACACCGCTTCGGCGGCCGTTTCATATCGACGAAGCGGTGGTACGCTATCACAGAACAGGCGCCGACTCTCTGGTATCTGTGTGCCAATCTCGGCAGCCCCGATGGACTGAAACCGGGGGGAGTGCGCGCCGTCTGACAACAGACGCCGAATTCGTCGAAGTGGGTGCGGTCTATATCGTTGACGTCGACCGGTTTCGCTCCGAGATGGATCTGCAGGCCGGTGAGCCCGTACTCTACGAAATGGACCCTCGGTACCATCTCGACATCGACACGGAGGAAGAACTTCGGCTCGCCGACATCATCCTATCCGCGAATCGAGTGTAA
- a CDS encoding class I SAM-dependent methyltransferase, translated as MAIDYLRRYLNVRWLRPENVMWRTVSSRAMSDFEYEEPSLDLGCGDGITSFIRAGGDFETSFDIFTGVGNLDEFFEDEDIYDAAPDTYDPDISQRPNYSISVGLDHKQALLDKAAKLDFYDELLQHDNNEPLPFDDGEFRTIFSNAVYWVENVDLHLEEISRVLDDSGEALLVLRTPHVHQFLDYLHAREDVLGEEFVDMIDRGRSEHYPSLHTEEGWDRKLEAAGLEISEKRSVISTTHAGIWDVGLRPISPLTIKMANALGNSQRRKIKSEWIDLWEELLEPLCEPMFELERDDPAAEILYFVTPQ; from the coding sequence ATGGCAATCGATTACCTCCGCCGCTACCTCAACGTTCGGTGGCTCCGCCCGGAAAACGTCATGTGGCGAACGGTCAGTTCTCGTGCGATGAGTGACTTCGAGTACGAAGAACCCTCACTTGACCTGGGATGCGGTGACGGAATAACGAGTTTCATTCGGGCGGGCGGCGATTTTGAAACGTCGTTCGACATCTTTACCGGGGTCGGGAATCTCGACGAATTCTTCGAGGACGAGGACATCTACGACGCCGCACCGGACACGTACGATCCGGATATATCTCAGCGTCCCAATTATTCTATCTCTGTCGGGCTGGATCACAAACAGGCTCTCCTGGACAAAGCCGCCAAACTGGATTTCTACGATGAACTACTCCAACACGACAACAACGAGCCACTCCCGTTTGACGACGGCGAGTTCAGGACTATTTTCAGCAACGCCGTGTACTGGGTCGAGAACGTGGACCTCCATCTCGAAGAGATATCTCGCGTCCTCGACGATTCTGGCGAAGCACTCCTCGTGCTACGTACCCCACACGTCCATCAGTTTCTGGACTATCTTCACGCTCGTGAAGACGTCCTCGGCGAAGAATTCGTCGACATGATCGACCGGGGCCGGTCGGAACACTATCCGAGTCTCCACACTGAAGAAGGGTGGGACAGGAAACTCGAAGCGGCCGGGCTCGAAATCAGCGAGAAGCGGTCCGTCATCAGTACGACGCACGCCGGGATCTGGGATGTCGGGCTTCGGCCGATCTCGCCCCTCACGATCAAAATGGCGAACGCGCTAGGAAACAGCCAACGACGAAAAATCAAGTCGGAGTGGATCGACCTGTGGGAGGAACTCTTAGAACCACTCTGTGAACCGATGTTCGAGCTGGAGAGGGACGACCCAGCGGCCGAAATTCTGTACTTTGTTACCCCGCAGTAG
- a CDS encoding glycosyltransferase family 2 protein, with protein sequence MVSVSVVIPTLGRTERLRRAIESVTAQTVLPDSMIVVDGSDDGAAKPLVSDQNLPFDCTYTLQDGDGGPSEARNIGIEATDAELVAFLDDDDHWHPKKLETQLDAYDRLGAGLIFCGIENVRLDGTVTNRSCPTAAPDAKSILVNDGIGSPSAVLVRREDAEAVGGFDEAFPVREDWEFYVRLLQVTEAAAVPEPLVTKEYNPEGLSRNVELAERYIMKIHEKHREKYDAELTRKFKRNNHFILGRRYAKAGKTAQARSHFSTSLSNGFQVKTALYLFASCLGPWGYESIRKISRRLRVGQSA encoded by the coding sequence ATGGTCTCTGTCAGTGTCGTCATTCCGACGTTGGGTCGGACCGAACGCCTTCGTCGCGCTATCGAGAGCGTTACAGCGCAGACCGTGCTCCCCGATTCGATGATCGTCGTCGACGGATCCGACGACGGGGCAGCAAAGCCGCTCGTCTCAGATCAGAATCTCCCTTTTGATTGTACCTACACTCTCCAAGATGGCGACGGTGGCCCCTCTGAAGCTCGAAACATCGGTATCGAAGCCACTGACGCCGAATTAGTCGCCTTCCTCGACGACGACGATCATTGGCATCCGAAGAAACTCGAAACTCAACTGGACGCGTACGATCGACTCGGTGCTGGACTGATCTTCTGTGGTATCGAGAACGTCCGGCTCGACGGAACCGTCACGAACCGATCGTGTCCGACCGCTGCTCCGGACGCGAAATCGATCCTCGTAAACGACGGTATCGGATCGCCATCGGCTGTTCTCGTTCGTCGTGAAGACGCCGAAGCCGTCGGGGGCTTCGACGAAGCGTTCCCCGTGCGCGAGGACTGGGAGTTCTACGTTCGGCTCCTACAGGTGACCGAAGCTGCGGCAGTTCCCGAGCCGCTGGTGACGAAAGAGTACAACCCGGAAGGGCTGTCCAGAAACGTTGAGCTCGCCGAGCGGTACATCATGAAAATCCACGAGAAGCACCGTGAAAAGTACGACGCGGAACTGACGCGGAAGTTCAAGCGAAACAACCACTTCATCCTTGGCCGGCGATACGCGAAGGCTGGGAAGACGGCCCAGGCTCGATCCCACTTTTCGACGTCCCTCTCGAACGGATTCCAGGTGAAGACCGCCCTCTACCTGTTCGCTTCCTGTCTCGGTCCCTGGGGCTACGAGAGCATCCGGAAGATCTCGCGCCGACTTCGGGTCGGTCAGTCCGCGTAG
- a CDS encoding O-antigen ligase family protein → MNHSESEQPRGTVEESDPTPVLAALALVVGTSALPFTGYLPSSVSYIVVLAAYLVFACVVVASGQQLRLAVPGWALLMLGSVWLIYLGHLFVDIVQGPINTEALVRVPPFVLLTGVNLFFIPQVVTRRGFFAIIARISAALVVIGLPTLFVDSYTLLVIDVVSIRGESIPFTSAGRNVVSSIFLNPNTMSYVTLLGFLTALGEFVETHRRVPAMLTVINGSGLYLAHGRSSMLAGVAGVCLFGLYMLGTKRTFRAGYILGGISGIYVILAVFGYIPGPSFITNVNVTGRPVIWAGGVRAILEQPTFGYGAGETGEFLAPFISGKYSGYTPHNSYLRVFVETGVVGGIAYLMLVGRTLFSRLFGELSVSDLTTLVLCSAIAVSMIFRGYTLFGFSIASLIAAITFGYGIKPTDSGEDQGIGTDEVSTGSTRTPHAE, encoded by the coding sequence ATGAACCATTCCGAATCGGAACAACCCCGCGGGACCGTCGAAGAGTCGGATCCGACCCCGGTGTTGGCTGCACTGGCACTCGTCGTCGGAACGAGTGCGCTGCCGTTCACCGGATATCTGCCGTCGTCGGTATCCTACATCGTCGTCCTCGCCGCGTATCTGGTCTTTGCTTGCGTCGTCGTCGCGAGCGGCCAGCAACTGCGACTCGCCGTCCCGGGGTGGGCCCTTCTCATGCTCGGGTCCGTCTGGCTGATCTACCTCGGCCACCTGTTCGTCGACATCGTTCAGGGACCGATAAACACCGAGGCGCTGGTCCGTGTTCCACCGTTCGTTCTGCTGACCGGGGTGAACCTATTTTTCATCCCGCAGGTCGTGACTCGCCGGGGCTTCTTTGCAATCATCGCGAGAATATCTGCGGCGCTGGTCGTTATCGGCCTCCCTACCCTGTTCGTCGATAGTTACACACTCCTGGTGATCGACGTCGTGAGCATCAGGGGCGAGTCGATCCCGTTCACGTCGGCCGGACGCAACGTCGTCAGTTCGATCTTTCTGAACCCGAACACGATGTCGTACGTGACGCTGCTGGGATTTTTGACTGCCCTCGGGGAATTCGTCGAAACTCATCGACGAGTGCCAGCGATGCTGACGGTGATCAACGGGTCAGGACTGTATCTGGCACACGGTCGATCGAGTATGCTCGCTGGCGTCGCCGGCGTTTGCCTGTTTGGCCTGTACATGTTGGGCACGAAACGAACGTTCAGAGCCGGATACATTCTAGGCGGGATCAGTGGTATCTACGTGATACTAGCCGTGTTCGGGTACATTCCGGGCCCGAGTTTCATCACGAATGTAAACGTCACCGGACGGCCCGTGATCTGGGCTGGGGGAGTGCGCGCCATCCTCGAACAGCCAACGTTCGGGTACGGTGCTGGCGAAACTGGAGAGTTCTTGGCCCCATTTATTTCGGGGAAGTATTCGGGATACACACCCCACAATTCGTATCTCAGAGTGTTCGTAGAGACGGGGGTCGTCGGAGGTATCGCGTACCTCATGCTCGTCGGGCGAACACTCTTCTCTCGGCTGTTCGGAGAGCTTTCGGTGAGTGATCTGACGACACTCGTGCTTTGCTCTGCGATCGCCGTTTCGATGATCTTTCGAGGATACACGCTGTTCGGTTTCAGTATCGCATCGCTGATCGCGGCCATCACCTTCGGATACGGTATCAAGCCGACCGACTCCGGTGAAGATCAAGGCATCGGAACCGACGAGGTGAGCACCGGTTCGACGAGGACACCTCATGCAGAGTAG
- a CDS encoding glycosyltransferase family 4 protein encodes MLVVLNEAGEASIPLEVAANMDASDISLEVCAFFEPDEETFGVDVHSLDASSQLDPRPYVRLLQLIQERDPDLVHVHPNATGSIVRVLVKILGIPLLSTQHHPHEDFGLAKNVVNGSTNWLNDVIVCPSNVTAASFHDLESALIRLSGTEKLVIPNGVDLAEIRRAREVTPPDLPDGPLVGTASRLVPHKQVHELLRAARRLEDSDVDAKFVVVGDGPERERLEGLAERLEIRDRVLFTGFLPTRAEVHAVMDRLDVFAFPTCSEGFGVAVAEAMALGTTVVVNDIPILHEVVGDAGVFVDATDTDEFANALQSLLEDEPRRVELGAEGATRIEEQFSLEHTTTEYVDLYRRMTAEQ; translated from the coding sequence GTGCTGGTCGTCCTGAACGAAGCCGGAGAGGCTTCGATCCCACTCGAGGTCGCGGCCAACATGGACGCATCCGACATCTCACTGGAGGTCTGTGCATTCTTCGAACCCGACGAAGAAACTTTCGGCGTCGACGTACACTCCCTCGATGCGTCATCACAGCTAGATCCGCGTCCCTACGTGCGGCTCCTTCAGCTGATCCAGGAGCGTGATCCCGACCTCGTCCACGTCCACCCGAACGCCACCGGCTCGATCGTCAGAGTCCTCGTGAAAATACTCGGGATTCCACTCCTCTCCACACAGCATCATCCACACGAGGACTTCGGACTCGCCAAAAACGTCGTCAACGGGAGTACCAACTGGCTCAACGACGTCATCGTCTGCCCGTCGAACGTGACGGCAGCGAGCTTCCATGACCTCGAATCGGCGTTGATACGCCTCTCCGGGACGGAGAAGCTCGTCATCCCGAACGGCGTGGACCTTGCCGAGATACGACGCGCGCGAGAGGTAACGCCACCGGATCTCCCGGACGGGCCTCTCGTCGGCACGGCGAGTCGACTGGTCCCACACAAACAGGTTCACGAACTGCTCCGGGCGGCCAGGAGGCTCGAGGACTCGGACGTCGACGCCAAGTTCGTCGTCGTGGGTGACGGACCCGAACGGGAACGACTGGAGGGGCTCGCGGAGCGACTAGAGATCCGTGATCGCGTCCTCTTCACCGGCTTTCTGCCGACGCGAGCCGAGGTTCACGCCGTGATGGATCGACTCGACGTCTTCGCCTTCCCGACTTGCTCGGAAGGATTCGGCGTCGCCGTCGCGGAGGCGATGGCACTGGGGACGACGGTCGTCGTCAACGATATCCCGATACTCCACGAGGTGGTCGGCGACGCCGGCGTCTTCGTCGACGCCACGGATACCGACGAGTTTGCGAACGCTCTACAGTCACTGCTCGAGGATGAACCGCGACGTGTCGAACTCGGAGCAGAGGGAGCGACCCGTATCGAGGAACAGTTCAGTCTCGAACACACCACGACGGAGTATGTCGACCTGTACCGTCGTATGACAGCCGAGCAGTGA
- a CDS encoding alkaline phosphatase family protein, translating into MTETIVLGLDGATWDVLDPLIEGGELPNIAAVRDEGYSGALESVYPPTSGPAWASMATGMNPGKTGVFYFLNRTDPDSFEFESMSSRDFEGRSFWDVLGREGKSTGVFNFPMLHPPYEMEGYMVSGFGAPKEEFTYPSDLAAELEVVAGEYEIKIPFSDPKYAGRPGELATTLLEHLDGREAVIDHLLTERRTDVFCGVVSVTDWMQHYYWKYADDRHVLHDPEGIDGESHYRELWRRVDDLVGTVHRIARERNATLLLISDHGFGPFDGTFYVNDWLEAEGFRVPAKQSKLGRARDLLFPHVRRIAEPVVERVPVLNDLATSVGRSMKPTPTETVDIDRSIACATDKGFIHMLSDDPADRERVVDALGGLFEDHDLEYEIFAPEDLYAGPAIDLAPDILYTIEDFEYALQANRSPTDEVLIERPPSPSRSGGHKRDGIFVVAGEGAASGSGARASLLDIAPTILYSQNVPIPTGMDGDVIKDAFEPAYRDDREIEFREYGIVEPSGGRGGDADAVREHLEDLGYV; encoded by the coding sequence ATGACCGAGACGATTGTCCTGGGTCTCGATGGTGCGACCTGGGACGTGTTGGATCCCCTCATCGAGGGTGGCGAGTTGCCCAACATCGCCGCCGTCCGGGACGAGGGATACTCGGGCGCACTCGAAAGCGTATACCCGCCGACGAGCGGACCGGCGTGGGCTTCGATGGCGACCGGGATGAACCCGGGGAAGACCGGTGTCTTCTACTTTCTGAACCGGACCGATCCCGACTCCTTCGAGTTCGAATCGATGAGTAGCCGCGATTTCGAGGGGCGGAGTTTCTGGGACGTACTCGGCCGAGAGGGAAAGTCGACGGGCGTGTTCAACTTCCCGATGCTCCACCCACCCTACGAGATGGAGGGGTACATGGTGAGTGGCTTCGGCGCGCCGAAAGAGGAGTTCACTTACCCGTCGGACCTCGCCGCGGAGCTCGAAGTTGTCGCCGGCGAGTACGAGATCAAGATCCCCTTCTCCGATCCGAAGTACGCCGGTCGCCCGGGGGAGCTGGCGACGACGCTGCTCGAGCACCTCGACGGTCGGGAAGCGGTGATCGATCACCTGCTGACCGAACGGCGAACTGACGTGTTCTGTGGGGTCGTCAGCGTCACCGACTGGATGCAACACTACTACTGGAAGTACGCCGACGATCGACACGTCCTGCACGACCCAGAGGGAATCGACGGCGAGTCACACTACCGCGAACTCTGGCGACGGGTCGACGACCTCGTCGGGACGGTCCACCGGATCGCACGAGAGCGCAATGCGACGCTACTGCTCATCTCCGATCACGGTTTCGGTCCCTTCGACGGGACCTTCTACGTGAACGACTGGCTCGAAGCCGAGGGTTTTCGCGTCCCGGCCAAACAGTCAAAGCTCGGCCGGGCGCGGGACCTGCTGTTCCCGCACGTGCGCCGAATCGCCGAGCCGGTCGTCGAACGCGTTCCGGTCCTGAACGACCTAGCGACGTCCGTCGGCCGGTCGATGAAACCGACACCGACCGAAACCGTCGATATCGACCGCAGCATCGCCTGTGCGACCGACAAGGGGTTCATCCATATGCTCTCGGACGACCCGGCCGACCGGGAGCGGGTCGTCGACGCACTCGGCGGGCTGTTCGAGGATCACGACCTCGAGTACGAAATATTCGCGCCCGAGGACCTCTACGCGGGGCCGGCGATCGACCTGGCGCCCGATATCCTCTACACCATCGAGGACTTCGAGTATGCGCTCCAGGCCAACCGGTCGCCGACCGACGAGGTGCTGATCGAACGACCGCCTTCGCCGTCGCGTAGCGGCGGGCACAAGCGGGATGGGATCTTCGTCGTCGCCGGTGAGGGCGCCGCTTCAGGGAGCGGTGCCAGGGCGTCCCTGCTGGATATCGCACCGACCATCCTGTATTCCCAGAACGTTCCGATCCCGACCGGGATGGATGGCGATGTTATCAAGGACGCCTTCGAACCTGCCTATCGGGACGACCGCGAGATCGAGTTCCGTGAGTACGGGATCGTGGAACCGTCCGGTGGCCGCGGCGGTGACGCAGACGCAGTCCGGGAACACCTCGAAGACCTCGGCTACGTCTGA
- a CDS encoding alkaline phosphatase family protein — protein MTEGDVLAVAIDGACWPLVDQWIDDGQLPNIARLRDEGVWGDLESCVPPVTCPAWKCYSTGKNPGKLGVFWWENLDLDRQESTIPTARDFTEPELWDLLNDHGISTGVVGMPLTYPPKSLDGFMVAGGPGVPDEGFARPQSVENELKTEFDYTPRPTYPSTVEEGSKEQFVEESIEQIDRDFAVAEHLFEEYEVDFLQVCTFEINGPLQHLFYDGEPTKRAWQVIDEHVGTLAEQFETVVIHSDHGTSEMDKQFYVNSWLDREGYLSRNRSPFERLADYGVTRDNIRGALDRVGLRKRLSNVGFLRSIAQHIPDSSGQFGETEGTAIFDKIDWDETRAVGLAQGPLYVHDAEMDAETYEGFREELIRELEALEDDETGQHPVQQVFKREEIYEGPYLDDAPDLVALDAPRYHNKGGIGKRTLFGESEWRGNNARQGLYVLADDTERGARVDAEIYDLAPTILRLFDLPVPDDMDGTVLDPVAQT, from the coding sequence ATGACCGAGGGTGACGTCCTGGCGGTCGCCATCGACGGGGCCTGCTGGCCGTTGGTCGACCAGTGGATCGACGACGGCCAGTTGCCCAACATCGCCCGGTTGCGAGACGAGGGCGTCTGGGGCGACCTCGAATCGTGCGTCCCGCCAGTCACCTGCCCGGCCTGGAAGTGCTACTCGACGGGAAAGAATCCCGGGAAGCTCGGCGTCTTCTGGTGGGAGAATCTGGATCTCGACCGGCAGGAGTCCACGATTCCGACCGCCAGGGATTTCACCGAACCTGAGCTGTGGGATCTGCTGAACGATCACGGAATTTCGACGGGCGTCGTCGGGATGCCGCTGACGTATCCACCGAAGTCCCTGGACGGATTCATGGTTGCGGGCGGTCCCGGCGTCCCAGACGAGGGGTTCGCACGCCCCCAGTCGGTAGAAAACGAGCTGAAGACGGAGTTCGATTACACGCCCCGGCCGACCTACCCCAGTACCGTCGAGGAGGGCTCGAAAGAACAGTTCGTCGAGGAGAGCATCGAACAGATCGATCGCGACTTCGCCGTCGCCGAGCACCTCTTCGAGGAGTACGAGGTCGACTTCCTGCAGGTGTGTACCTTCGAGATCAACGGTCCGCTCCAGCACCTCTTCTACGACGGCGAACCGACGAAGCGGGCCTGGCAGGTTATCGACGAACACGTGGGAACGCTCGCCGAACAGTTCGAGACCGTGGTCATCCACTCCGATCACGGGACCAGCGAGATGGACAAACAGTTCTACGTCAATAGCTGGTTGGATCGGGAGGGATACCTCAGCCGCAACCGATCACCGTTCGAGCGGCTGGCAGACTACGGGGTGACACGGGACAATATCCGTGGTGCACTGGATCGAGTCGGGCTCCGGAAACGGCTGAGCAACGTCGGGTTTCTCAGGTCGATTGCACAGCACATCCCCGACTCCTCGGGCCAGTTCGGTGAGACAGAGGGCACCGCGATCTTCGACAAGATCGACTGGGACGAGACCCGCGCGGTCGGTCTCGCACAGGGGCCGCTCTACGTCCACGATGCGGAGATGGACGCTGAGACCTACGAGGGGTTCCGCGAGGAGTTGATCAGAGAACTCGAAGCGCTCGAAGACGACGAAACCGGCCAGCATCCTGTCCAGCAGGTGTTCAAACGAGAAGAGATCTACGAGGGCCCCTATCTGGACGACGCGCCCGACCTGGTCGCACTCGACGCGCCCCGCTATCACAACAAAGGTGGGATCGGCAAACGGACGCTGTTCGGCGAGTCCGAGTGGCGCGGCAACAACGCTCGCCAGGGACTGTACGTCCTCGCTGACGACACCGAACGCGGAGCGCGGGTCGATGCCGAGATCTACGACCTCGCGCCGACGATCCTGCGATTGTTCGATCTGCCCGTTCCCGACGACATGGACGGAACGGTACTCGACCCCGTCGCTCAGACGTAG
- a CDS encoding lipid II:glycine glycyltransferase FemX: MSQLSASVYDSIDAVDANQWNQVVEQSDRGSIYQRTEWVEAIERGLHLEGKHVVVEKDGNPVGVFPNVVAPVRLPGGVRDRIPDPLVDRIGELASTRPGFGGPVLTGPEQDALALALDRLEEACGGTVLSHYVSAPDVDYVRYAEQFEARGYTPNVSRCRPVVDLGREYDDILGDMHKDRRYSLRKARENDAAVVVQSPTADVLRSFHSTYVETMERVGAEPQPVEIFREIADRLEDAVRVVAAEIDGNTVGQHLYLLDESQATVRHEFSAVSAADFEYYPSELIHEHTMQWAQEEGFRTYDFGPTPSNLEDGLFSYKHQYGGTALPILTWERGQSPLWWVYSNARTLYKRYG; this comes from the coding sequence ATGTCTCAGTTGTCAGCTTCCGTCTACGACTCTATCGACGCGGTCGACGCCAACCAGTGGAATCAGGTCGTCGAGCAGTCCGACCGCGGCAGTATCTATCAGCGAACGGAGTGGGTCGAGGCGATCGAGCGAGGGCTACATCTCGAAGGAAAACACGTCGTCGTCGAGAAAGACGGGAATCCGGTCGGTGTGTTCCCGAACGTCGTCGCTCCCGTTCGTCTCCCGGGCGGCGTTCGAGATCGGATTCCGGACCCGCTGGTCGACCGGATCGGAGAACTCGCCTCGACGCGGCCAGGGTTCGGTGGCCCAGTCCTGACGGGTCCAGAGCAGGACGCGCTCGCACTCGCGCTCGATCGTCTCGAGGAAGCGTGTGGGGGAACGGTGCTCTCCCACTACGTCAGTGCGCCCGACGTAGACTACGTCCGCTACGCCGAGCAGTTCGAGGCACGAGGCTACACGCCGAACGTCTCGCGTTGTCGGCCGGTCGTCGATCTCGGTCGGGAGTACGACGACATCCTCGGCGACATGCACAAGGACCGTCGGTACAGCCTTCGGAAAGCCAGAGAGAACGACGCGGCGGTCGTCGTTCAGTCACCGACAGCAGACGTGCTCCGATCGTTTCATTCGACGTACGTGGAGACGATGGAGCGCGTTGGGGCCGAACCACAACCCGTCGAGATATTCCGTGAGATTGCGGATCGGCTGGAAGATGCGGTCCGGGTCGTCGCCGCCGAAATCGACGGCAATACCGTCGGCCAGCACCTGTACCTTCTCGACGAGTCACAGGCCACCGTTCGACACGAGTTCTCCGCAGTCAGCGCGGCCGACTTCGAGTACTATCCGTCGGAGCTCATCCACGAACACACGATGCAGTGGGCACAGGAGGAAGGATTTCGAACGTACGACTTCGGACCGACACCCTCGAATCTCGAGGACGGACTGTTCTCGTACAAACACCAGTACGGCGGAACGGCCCTCCCGATCCTTACCTGGGAGCGTGGGCAATCGCCCCTCTGGTGGGTGTACAGCAACGCTCGGACGCTGTACAAGCGCTACGGATGA